Within Triticum dicoccoides isolate Atlit2015 ecotype Zavitan chromosome 1B, WEW_v2.0, whole genome shotgun sequence, the genomic segment CCGGAGTACCCGGCGCCCAGCGGCGGATGGAGctgcggctccggctccggctcctcctcctccgcttgcGCGAGGGCGTCCCTGCCGAGCGCGCGGAGGCCGCCGGGCTTCGACTGGTTCGTCGGCCTCCGGGAAGCCCTGATGAAGCCGCCGTTGGCCACCGCCGGGCCGTCCACGGCGCGGCGCTTGCCCTCCGGGTCGACCAGGGCGCGGTCGTACACACGCACCCACCCCCGCTGCCGTCCCTCGCGCCGCATCTTCGCTCGGTTTGCTTCGTGGGTTGTGTGCGTCGAGACCGCGGGTGCCGGTGGCCTATTTATACGCACAGCACGCCCGGCTTCGGGCCACGGGTTCGTGCGCGCCGGTTCGTATCGTCACCGGGAACTTGGCGTCCAAGTTCCGTGCGATTGGTTGGGCTAGGCTGGACAGTCAACCATATTGTTACTCGGACTCTGTTGACCTCAAATTAAAAGTTCATATTTCAGTAGTACATCTTGAACCTTGATGGTCCTCGTCGGCCGGCTGATCAAAGATCGGCCGGGTCACGAGCCGCCCGAGCTGCAAACGCGCTAATTGAATATGAATCTTGTGGTAGAAACATCCTGCAACAAGAGCCTTCTTGCAATTGTAACATGTCCTTTGTTGTAAAATAAAAATCATCTAAGCTCTTGCCGTCCTTATTGCAATCGCCGCCGTTTGCGAGCGCACAATGGCTCGTCGGAGGAATATGAGTGAGGGCACCGGACCAGCGCGTGCGTCAAGCCATGGGCAGCTGGGGACTAACCGCACGGCACGGGTCGTAGTTCAGTTCCACGACAGCCATGGCGCTCGGCTGCGAGCAGGGCGAGACCTATGGCGACGGAATATGGCCTTTCCCTAGGCTAGAGGCCGGGATTGTCAAGCGTATGGTCTAAGTGGAGATTTCCTCCTCGTCCTCCGCCGAAAACAATGATTTCAGTGGTTATTATCATCAAGTTGTTTGTGTCGTTTAGACCTATCTATGTTAGCTGTTATGTACTTGTTATGTATGTGTTGTATAGATCTATCTATTTTAAGCTCAAGTTTGAATTTGCATTTCAAATATCATGTGTGGAATTGTACGATGCATGATCGTAAATATTTGAATCATTATGTGATGAAACATGGAGATTTGGTGGAGCGCAGGAGCAACGTAGAAGATTTAGGTAGTCTACTGGACAAGACCCACAAATTTTTGCGTGATGAAATAAATATATCAAATGTATTGGAGACGCTATCAAGTCCTTGATTTTTTTTCCCAAGGGTGTCCTTAAATTTCTGTTTATTTTTTGGGTCGTCCTGAAACTTTATTGAGAGGTTTTTTCTAGCTTGTCCCCTACGGCACATGCAGAAAATTCAAAAGCCTATGGCTACACATTTGATGCCAAAATGTGGCGATATACTCGTTTTTCATACAATATTctcaatatttttttaaaaaatgttcactttttctAGACAAATTAATATTTTGAAATATTATTCTCTTTATATAAATAGTATATATCATGTATTTTCTAGAAAATCGAAAAAAAACAGTGTGCGCTCGCTACACTGGTCGGCCCAgtcgggggtggggggggggtgggggggggacTCTGTATGCACATGACCGACAGAATGTCGCAGCGAGCAACAACTAAGAGGTCCCTCCAAATTTTATATTATActtgcaaaagagcccgtgcgtttcaATGGAAGAATTTTTTTCATAATCTCCAATGATCATGATCAGATTTTGTTGCATCACCGTGATACACTATCACTCTGAATTTCGTGGAATCATGAGAATttttttaaactcgtgaacatttttcaaattcaataACACTTTTACAAATGTTTGAACATTtcatgaattcatgaacattttatactatttgcaaacattttttaaaattgtgaCCATTTTTTAAACAATTTTCTTGAATCGGCGAACATTGCTATAATGGACAAACATTGTTTTGGAAATTGGCGAAACAATTTTTGAAATCCACAATTTTTTTATTTAACGTATTTTTTTATTTAACGAACATTCTTTGTAATGCATGACCATTTTTTGAATCGGAGAACATTTTATGAATTAAAAATTGCAAAAAAGAACTTTTTATGAATGAATTAATTATTTTTTTAAGTCGCAAACAATTTTTAAATTTTAGGATATTTTCCCATTCTTGAAGATTTTTTAAATTGGCGAAATTTTGTTCTGTTTCATTAAAAATATAAATACAGGACGCGGACGCGCCCGGGTGCGTCCGTGGGCGTTTGACGAGCCATATTTGACAtatccgactgtagatgctcttaggacaTCTCAAACGCAATCCCTCAAAACGGATAGCACAAATGTTCGCGGACCCGCCCGCAGACACGGATACGAGAGCCGTTCATTTAACCTTGTGAAGGAACTTTAGCACAAAATGAATGTCACACAAAATTATTTCACAATCTGACCTTTTTCAGAAACACCACGGCTTGTGGTGGTGTTGCCCTATTTGAAACCGTCAAAACCACCCGCGTTGATGGCCTGGTCGAGACGCTATGTGGCAGGGCAGGAACGCCATCGTGTGTGGCGTTGCTGGAAACGCCATCATGTGTGGCGTTGCTGTCCAAATATGAAACATCATTGTTAGTTGTGTTTCCAGCAATCTGTTCACATTGCCACTTATCTATGAAGGGGAGCACCGTAGGCTAGTTTGACATTTCCAAATAGAGCAGAAACGTCACAAGACGTGGCGTTACCAGAAGGTTCAGATCATGAAATAAATTTCTGAAGAGTTCATTTTGTGCTAAAGTTTTCATACATTATCAAAATAGTGAAAACAGCCCCATCCAACCTTGCACCTCAAATTTTCGTCCCTATTAACTGAAAAATAGCAGCGGCAATAGTCTTCTGTCAAATAGTTGCTAGTAGCAACGGTCACATTTTACTGGATTTAGTGGCTTCCACCAAACATGTGTGACTCGATGTGCTACTAATCCATGGATTAGTTGCTTCCGCCAAGCACTTGAAGAAGACTTCCGTCAACTCACTATGATACTTGTGCATTCAGCATCCGCCAAGCACTTGAAGAAAAAAAAATGTGAAACATAGCGGCTTCCGCCCGATGAGCTTTCACAGCCTTCCGCCATACTTCATGCATGCCTTCTCCAAAATGACGAAAAAAAGACAGCAATGGCCTCCCACAATTCGGACGGTGAGAAGAGAGTGCACGTGATGGCTTTTAATTGGCCGAACGGATGTTGGGACGCCGCGATCTTCCCAAGGTTTGCTTTTGATATGTAGAAATTCGGACATGTGAACTGGTCCGGTGATGTTTGGGGACCACATTGGATGGCGAAAAACGTTGGAGAAGCCTTTGGATATTAGTCGTCATGTGTGGTTGGGTCACCATCATGACCCAATTCGTGTAACCATAAACATCTCCATTAATCAATAAAGCTTGGAGATTGACCGTTTAAGGGTTTCTCCGAAGTGTAATAACGCCCTACCAAACCCCGAAACCGAGGACGATGATGAAGCGGATGCCAAATATGATGGTCCGCTAATCTCCCACTTAGTTGGTGAGGTTACCGAGGTGGGTTTAGATGATGCAAGACCTGGGTCAATATTTTGTGACTTCACAGTGTCTTCACGGAAATCTAAATCGCACTcctctaaaaagaaacaaaaaccgcACAAGAAGGCGAAAAGTTCCACACCCATTCGAGTTTTCTCAtgagaggcatgttttggaatagcagaggtctctcAGACTTGGCTAAACATAAACACATTGGTGATTGTGTGCGAGAACACGAATTAGATTTTGTGGCAATTTCTGAGGCTGGTAAATGTGACTTTCGCCCACACGTCCTCGATCACCTATCAGGTGGTTTCGACTACACATGGCATAGTCTaccagcactagtagaaaaagggtcaaacgtgaagcacattagtgccggtttgtatttgagccggcacaaatgtatacattagtgccggttccaacggctagccgggccgctctcattagtactggttcgtggctaacctttagcaccggttcgtgccacgaaccggtactaatgagagtggtggcaggatgttgtcagtccgggccccctccagcacctttagtattgGTTCttggcacgaatcggtactaaaggtcgtcctacataaacccttcgtccacccgagctcgctctgttcttcccctttcccctctcctctctgttcttcccctcttcctctcgagctcatcacacattttgcccaaaatttgtcaagatttgaaggcccccatccattcaaatgatcacaaaggttagcaattttgtcctttcatctctcattgctagattagctcttgcaatgctttatatagttattaatttgtgagtttagtaatttgggaggaaatatatatatgtgctagtatttgattcatatgcaatttgaggttaaaataacacttagtttgcatatgtaggtgtggtttacttagtgccttctaaatctccgtcgtaaccaccgtcgatcgcccgcaccgtcccgtcgccggcaccaccttgtggtgagcctcttgttcataaaattttatataaaaaattgatgtttgtgtgatttggatatatagttattcgtataataattatcttacccgtacgttatttgttatacatagtgccatggttttgatatccgtccccgtcggccctcgtc encodes:
- the LOC119350918 gene encoding uncharacterized protein LOC119350918; protein product: MRREGRQRGWVRVYDRALVDPEGKRRAVDGPAVANGGFIRASRRPTNQSKPGGLRALGRDALAQAEEEEPEPEPQLHPPLGAGYSGYYCTTTCQSPFKFEAVPYQWRYDAFVPEEVQAPRPPPAAARFGGRAACKGGRKFKHNEIKMYYVDAAEDVDGRLDYLHDLL